One part of the Dermacentor silvarum isolate Dsil-2018 chromosome 6, BIME_Dsil_1.4, whole genome shotgun sequence genome encodes these proteins:
- the LOC119456160 gene encoding acetylcholinesterase gives MWVGLALPFAACCVVFGSAEDVQDVIHTTSGDARGIIRTTTTGRALAFLGIPFAEPPLGAHRFKKPTPKKAWQGVLNATSLPPLCPQIPARINSYFAITAADPVSEDCLFLNIFTPVRNGSPLRPVVVYIHGGAFTVGGIAMKIFDASELAVRGDIVVVTIAYRLGPLGFLNLGTEDAPGNMGLYDQQLALRWVKDNARSFGGDQDVITAMGQSAGAISVGIHLLSPSSAGLFQRAFMQSGSPFIRAFVSSPAQARTRAGLLADYLECKERDSRELSVTKVVSCLRSKDVGDILRAAESFNTVGLDGFFPILGDEFVPKTPDKALKLAPPNAHDVLVSVCAAEGDFFIEHLLTNINDIDNINIVSKRNMEVLMKLVLGAIGIFDAEPIFERYFSPVTEKKGAQVVRAASDLFGDFLFGCPALSIARALSAANASVHVLRYSEQLSFVDWPEWVRPTHSDDIVFSLGSALSLGGRPSEADVKATENMINVVSTFSRTGVPKTTDDTKWPRFDENGQYLHMRNGSSVLENHFLESTCDLWHNLLPDP, from the exons ATGTGGGTTGGCTTAGCGCTACCTTTCGCCGCATGCTGTGTGGTGTTTGGCAGCGCTGAAGACGTGCAAGATGTCATCCACACAACTTCCGGAGATGCCAGAGGAATCATTCGCACGACGACGACTGGTCGAGCACTAGCCTTCCTGGGAATACCTTTCGCCGAACCACCACTCGGAGCACATCGCTTCAAGAAACCGACGCCTAAGAAAGCCTGGCAAGGTGTGCTGAACGCTACCTCGCTGCCGCCGCTGTGTCCCCAGATTCCTGCTCGCATCAACAGCTACTTCGCAATAACAGCAGCGGATCCTGTTTCTGAGGACTGCCTCTTTCTCAATATCTTCACACCGGTTAGAAATGGGTCCCCGCTTAGGCCCGTCGTCGTGTACATTCACGGAGGAGCATTTACAGTGGGAGGAATCGCCATGAAGATATTCGACGCGTCCGAACTCGCTGTGCGAGGAGACATCGTCGTTGTCACCATCGCCTACCGACTGGGACCACTAGGGTTTCTGAACTTGGGCACCGAAGACGCACCGGGCAACATGGGCCTCTACGACCAGCAACTTGCGCTGCGATGGGTCAAGGACAACGCCCGTTCTTTCGGCGGTGATCAGGACGTGATAACCGCAATGGGTCAGAGTGCCGGAGCCATCTCGGTCGGCATCCATCTCTTGTCACCAAGTAGCGCGGGTCTCTTCCAGCGCGCCTTCATGCAAAGTGGCAGCCCGTTCATCAGGGCCTTCGTGAGCAGCCCAGCCCAGGCGAGAACCAGAGCGGGCTTGCTCGCAGACTACCTCGAGTGCAAGGAAAGGGACTCGCGTGAGCTCTCCGTAACGAAGGTCGTCTCCTGCTTACGATCTAAAGACGTGGGTGATATACTGAGAGCCGCGGAAAGTTTCAATACAGTCGGATTGGACGGATTCTTTCCTATATTGGGCGATGAATTCGTGCCGAAAACTCCAGACAAAGCGCTCAAACTGGCCCCGCCGAACGCGCACGATGTCCTGGTGAGCGTTTGCGCTGCCGAGGGAGACTTTTTTATCGAGCATCTGCTTACGAACATCAATGATATCGACAACATTAACATCGTTTCGAAACGCAACATGGAAGTTTTAATGAAGTTAGTGCTAGGTGCAATCGGCATCTTCGACGCCGAACCTATCTTCGAGCGCTACTTCAGCCCAGTGACTGAAAAGAAAGGAGCCCAAGTGGTTCGCGCTGCTTCCGATCTCTTCGGGGACTTCCTGTTTGGTTGCCCCGCGCTTAGCATTGCCCGCGCACTATCAGCTGCCAATGCCTCGGTGCACGTTCTCCGCTACTCTGAGCAGCTGTCCTTCGTCGACTGGCCCGAGTGGGTTCGCCCGACGCACAGTGACGACATTGTGTTCAGCCTGGGCTCGGCTCTCAGCCTAGGCGGTCGTCCTTCGGAGGCAGACGTCAAGGCAACCGAGAACATGATAAACGTCGTCTCGACGTTCAGTCGCACGGG GGTCCCAAAGACAACAGATGACACTAAATGGCCAAGATTTGATGAAAATGGCCAGTACCTGCACATGCGGAATGGAAGCAGTGTCCTGGAAAATCACTTCCTCGAATCCACGTGTGACTTGTGGCACAACCTACTACCTGATCCATAA